In Pedobacter sp. WC2423, the following are encoded in one genomic region:
- a CDS encoding DNA-binding response regulator, which translates to MFKKVLIAEDHESINISVQKTLSDLNIAHNKCDYAYYCDDALSRIKKAIRQEQPYDLLITDLSFNEDVPQLISGGAELIKTVKKIQPDLKILVFSVENRSIIVNSLIRDLDIDAFVPKGRQDIKDLKNAIETIANNKKYVSNNLKKTSEEERYFKFTPLDKKIILLLSEGIPQKDIPVYLKKDNIKPSSLSTVEKHLSEMKTALNISKNEQLIAYCKDIKII; encoded by the coding sequence ATGTTCAAAAAAGTATTGATTGCGGAAGACCACGAAAGTATAAATATTTCCGTTCAAAAGACATTATCAGATCTCAATATAGCGCATAACAAATGTGATTATGCCTATTATTGCGATGACGCTTTAAGTCGTATAAAAAAGGCAATTCGCCAGGAACAACCCTATGATTTATTAATTACCGATCTTTCGTTTAATGAAGATGTACCTCAGCTTATTTCTGGAGGTGCCGAACTTATAAAAACAGTCAAAAAAATCCAGCCTGATCTGAAGATTTTAGTATTCTCTGTTGAAAACAGATCTATTATTGTTAATTCATTGATCAGAGACTTAGACATTGATGCATTTGTGCCAAAAGGCCGGCAGGATATAAAAGATTTGAAGAATGCGATAGAAACAATTGCAAATAATAAGAAATATGTCTCGAATAATCTTAAAAAGACTTCAGAGGAAGAGAGATATTTTAAGTTTACACCTTTAGATAAAAAAATCATCCTGCTTTTATCAGAAGGGATCCCTCAAAAAGATATTCCGGTTTATCTAAAAAAAGACAATATCAAGCCATCGAGTTTAAGCACTGTTGAGAAACATTTGAGTGAAATGAAAACAGCACTGAATATTTCAAAAAATGAACAATTAATAGCTTACTGTAAGGATATAAAAATCATCTAG
- a CDS encoding ABC transporter permease, whose product MLKNYLKLGFRNLIKHKASSFINISGLALAVGCCLMVFEYTYWAMHQDAFNTRINHLFVIEKVTDKNGNQQYHGDSPSPLGPALKNDFPQVKNIARLNYNSVIIKQKDNVFRDKVTFVDDDFYKMFDYAVKWGNKHHFTDKDGIVLTSELSEKLFGHRNAVGNPLAITFNVKGRTVTENFIVKGVFSKYPANASFSFSALIPHSRMVSLGIDKVGDWSETTNITFIETADEKTLSSIKSQDKKYIDQYNAVHPDHQIVSFHYQALKTMNFHSYKVVDNHFSTMEPIGLIMLIVIAVSILLMVYFNYINITVASASSRLKEISVRKVMGSSRRQIIFQFIIENIIICTIAVFLGLFLAEVFFFPWFSSVAGFQLGTGFFLNSRIWIAAILLILVSALSGALYPSFYISSLDTISMMKGKAEMGSNNRFRKVLLGIQFILTFLSVSAAIAFIQETTQIKRKPWGYQPKNNVVVSLDNSSSYQTFKEELKRSKGIVAITGSVQPIGNYTKEILIKNEGKTKQVKSISVLPGFINQLGITITEGRDFNEKQLTDQKDAVIVNQAFLKMMNWSTAVGKSIRYNNHNYSVVGQVNDFHYESFEYEVAPILLMNTTPKDVKFVYIKSSSNLFSGAHEEIKNIWQKLYPYLPFDFYDQDQVFNGYFNGFSIISEVLVVTSLLMTVISISGVFGLALIILGKRMKEISVRKVLGADIIHLIYLIYKEFLFALTTAIIVGVPLSFFLTDSMFKQLSTHSEFSLLPIGLAVIALISTTLISVSWHIFKANQANMSKYLKQE is encoded by the coding sequence ATGCTTAAAAACTACTTGAAGCTGGGCTTTCGTAACCTGATTAAACATAAGGCATCTTCATTTATCAATATTTCCGGGCTGGCATTAGCTGTAGGTTGTTGTTTAATGGTTTTCGAGTATACTTACTGGGCAATGCATCAGGATGCATTTAATACCAGGATAAATCACTTGTTTGTGATTGAAAAAGTGACGGACAAAAACGGGAATCAGCAGTATCATGGTGACAGCCCATCTCCTTTAGGCCCCGCTCTTAAAAATGACTTCCCTCAGGTAAAAAATATAGCCCGCTTAAACTACAACAGTGTCATCATCAAGCAAAAGGATAACGTATTCAGGGACAAGGTGACTTTTGTTGACGATGACTTTTATAAGATGTTCGACTATGCTGTAAAATGGGGCAACAAGCATCATTTCACTGATAAAGATGGAATTGTGCTGACTTCAGAATTATCGGAAAAGTTATTTGGTCATCGGAACGCTGTTGGTAATCCGCTGGCGATTACGTTTAATGTGAAAGGCCGTACCGTAACAGAGAATTTCATAGTTAAGGGTGTTTTCAGTAAATATCCTGCCAACGCATCCTTTAGTTTTTCCGCGCTCATACCGCATTCGAGAATGGTCTCTTTAGGAATAGATAAAGTTGGTGATTGGAGTGAAACCACCAATATCACTTTTATTGAAACAGCTGATGAAAAGACGCTGTCATCCATCAAGTCTCAGGACAAAAAATATATTGACCAGTACAACGCAGTACATCCTGATCATCAGATAGTGTCCTTTCATTATCAGGCGCTAAAAACTATGAACTTTCACTCTTATAAAGTTGTCGACAATCATTTCAGTACAATGGAACCGATCGGCTTGATTATGCTCATTGTAATTGCAGTTTCGATTTTACTGATGGTATATTTCAATTATATCAACATTACAGTAGCATCGGCCTCCAGCCGCCTGAAAGAAATCAGTGTAAGAAAAGTAATGGGTAGCAGCAGAAGACAGATCATTTTTCAATTTATCATTGAAAACATTATCATCTGCACAATCGCAGTATTTCTAGGATTATTTCTGGCAGAAGTCTTCTTTTTCCCATGGTTCAGCTCCGTTGCAGGATTCCAGCTGGGTACAGGATTTTTCTTAAACTCCCGTATCTGGATAGCAGCAATACTTCTTATTTTGGTTTCTGCTTTAAGCGGGGCTTTATATCCTTCATTTTATATCTCTTCGTTAGATACCATAAGTATGATGAAAGGAAAAGCTGAAATGGGCAGTAATAATCGATTCAGGAAAGTCTTACTCGGCATTCAATTCATTCTCACCTTTCTCTCTGTTTCTGCTGCTATTGCATTTATACAGGAAACAACACAGATCAAACGTAAGCCCTGGGGCTATCAGCCTAAAAATAATGTGGTAGTGAGCCTGGATAACAGCTCATCTTACCAGACTTTTAAAGAAGAACTGAAGCGAAGTAAAGGTATAGTAGCTATTACCGGATCGGTTCAGCCTATAGGTAATTACACGAAAGAAATTCTGATTAAAAACGAAGGCAAAACTAAGCAGGTTAAAAGTATCAGTGTATTACCTGGTTTTATAAATCAACTGGGAATAACAATTACTGAGGGCAGAGATTTCAATGAAAAACAGTTAACAGATCAAAAAGATGCTGTAATAGTCAATCAGGCTTTTTTAAAAATGATGAATTGGTCAACTGCTGTTGGAAAAAGTATCCGCTATAATAATCACAACTATTCGGTTGTTGGACAGGTAAATGATTTTCATTATGAAAGTTTTGAATATGAGGTTGCCCCTATCCTATTGATGAACACTACTCCAAAAGATGTGAAGTTTGTTTATATTAAAAGTTCATCCAATCTATTTTCAGGTGCGCATGAAGAAATCAAAAACATCTGGCAGAAGTTATATCCATATCTCCCATTTGATTTTTATGATCAGGATCAGGTGTTTAATGGGTATTTCAATGGTTTTTCCATAATTTCAGAAGTCTTAGTAGTTACTTCCCTGTTAATGACTGTAATATCAATTTCAGGGGTTTTTGGACTTGCACTTATTATTTTAGGAAAAAGGATGAAAGAAATTAGTGTCCGTAAAGTTTTGGGTGCTGACATCATTCATCTTATTTACCTGATATACAAAGAGTTTTTATTTGCTTTGACCACGGCAATTATAGTGGGTGTACCTCTTTCTTTTTTCCTGACCGACAGCATGTTCAAGCAGCTATCTACCCACTCTGAATTTTCTTTGTTACCAATTGGGTTAGCAGTCATTGCCTTAATTTCTACTACTTTAATCAGC
- a CDS encoding DUF1826 domain-containing protein, producing the protein MIDLSYAEHQIHCVTNFQDLVSTRFNGEMNAICWTRELTGDFSEIVKKVELSENMTVLEEDELRELQLSEQGQLAREILLNDLKVLEAHGASPILNVINYYDRDDSYPFFPTDVYSFHVDRSPIPTDTFLCTYYGDPSEILPNSQGTKKILIPEIRIELKKLYHGAEEDFESFLSEHFFDLHYQAKPDAHPISLGLGHLWRLAVDHPESQVPPCLHRAPKETSGQRRLLLIC; encoded by the coding sequence ATGATAGATTTATCTTACGCTGAGCATCAAATTCATTGTGTCACAAACTTTCAGGATCTTGTTTCTACGCGATTTAATGGAGAAATGAATGCGATTTGCTGGACTCGCGAACTCACAGGTGATTTTTCTGAAATTGTTAAAAAGGTAGAGTTAAGTGAAAATATGACAGTACTTGAAGAAGACGAACTTCGTGAACTTCAGTTGAGTGAACAAGGGCAACTAGCCCGCGAAATTCTCTTGAATGATTTGAAGGTCTTGGAAGCACATGGCGCATCGCCAATCCTTAATGTAATCAACTACTATGATCGGGATGATTCCTACCCATTTTTCCCAACCGATGTTTATTCTTTTCATGTAGACCGCTCTCCAATACCAACAGATACCTTTTTATGCACTTACTACGGCGATCCGAGTGAAATATTGCCAAATTCACAAGGCACAAAGAAAATACTTATTCCAGAAATACGTATTGAACTCAAAAAACTATATCATGGAGCAGAGGAAGATTTTGAATCATTCTTAAGTGAACATTTCTTTGATTTACACTATCAGGCTAAACCTGATGCACATCCAATAAGCCTGGGCCTTGGTCACCTATGGAGATTGGCAGTTGATCATCCTGAAAGTCAGGTTCCTCCTTGTCTTCACCGTGCACCAAAGGAAACATCCGGACAGAGAAGGTTGTTGCTCATCTGCTGA